From Heptranchias perlo isolate sHepPer1 chromosome 8, sHepPer1.hap1, whole genome shotgun sequence, a single genomic window includes:
- the pigf gene encoding phosphatidylinositol-glycan biosynthesis class F protein isoform X1, with amino-acid sequence MKDVELRGMFSAHIILILSVVFATFVPPLFLDDFSVIGTHLQWLCVCSATVAAVTIILYSLLETNTTSSKKNSFSNKVTKIFRSCLLFFASCLMFHGVIVLYGAPLLVSFMETFLFAVLLSTFTTLRCLCMLGPNVQAWLRVFSKNGAMSIWDTSLQMTTICSLFGAWLGAIPIPLDWDRPWQVWPISCTLGATLGFTISLVIAPFWIHWHKKHLTYKCR; translated from the exons ATGAAGGATGTCGAGTTGAGAGGCATGTTCTCTGCGCACATTATTCTCATCCTCTCTGTCGTGTTCGCTACGTTTGTTCCCCCTTTATTTTTGGATGACTTTTCTGTAATTGGAACCCACCTGCAGTGGTTGTGTGTTTGCTCTGCCACTGTTGCTGCTGTTACCATTATTTTGTATTCATTGCTGGAAACGAACACTACCTCTAGCAAAAAGAATTCCTTCAGTAATAAG GTCACTAAGATCTTCAGGTCCTGTTTGTTATTCTTTGCTTCCTGCTTAATGTTTCATGGAGTTATAGTTTTATATGGAGCACCACTACTAGT GTCCTTCATGGAGACCTTTTTGTTCGCAGTTCTATTATCTACCTTTACAACACTTCGTTGTCTATGTATGCTGGGACCTAATGTACAAGCATGGTTACGCGTCTTCAGTAAAAACGG GGCTATGTCTATCTGGGATACGAGTCTTCAGATGACCACAATTTGCAGTTTGTTTGGAGCTTGGCTTGGAGCAATTCCTATTCCGCTGGACTGGGACAGGCCTTGGCAG GTGTGGCCAATTTCCTGTACACTTGGAGCAACACTTGGATTCACTATCAGTCTTGTCATCGCGCCATTCTGGATACATTGGCACAAGAAACACCTCACGTACAAATGCAGATGA
- the pigf gene encoding phosphatidylinositol-glycan biosynthesis class F protein isoform X2, which translates to MKDVELRGMFSAHIILILSVVFATFVPPLFLDDFSVIGTHLQWLCVCSATVAAVTIILYSLLETNTTSSKKNSFSNKVTKIFRSCLLFFASCLMFHGVIVLYGAPLLVAMSIWDTSLQMTTICSLFGAWLGAIPIPLDWDRPWQVWPISCTLGATLGFTISLVIAPFWIHWHKKHLTYKCR; encoded by the exons ATGAAGGATGTCGAGTTGAGAGGCATGTTCTCTGCGCACATTATTCTCATCCTCTCTGTCGTGTTCGCTACGTTTGTTCCCCCTTTATTTTTGGATGACTTTTCTGTAATTGGAACCCACCTGCAGTGGTTGTGTGTTTGCTCTGCCACTGTTGCTGCTGTTACCATTATTTTGTATTCATTGCTGGAAACGAACACTACCTCTAGCAAAAAGAATTCCTTCAGTAATAAG GTCACTAAGATCTTCAGGTCCTGTTTGTTATTCTTTGCTTCCTGCTTAATGTTTCATGGAGTTATAGTTTTATATGGAGCACCACTACTAGT GGCTATGTCTATCTGGGATACGAGTCTTCAGATGACCACAATTTGCAGTTTGTTTGGAGCTTGGCTTGGAGCAATTCCTATTCCGCTGGACTGGGACAGGCCTTGGCAG GTGTGGCCAATTTCCTGTACACTTGGAGCAACACTTGGATTCACTATCAGTCTTGTCATCGCGCCATTCTGGATACATTGGCACAAGAAACACCTCACGTACAAATGCAGATGA